Below is a window of Clavibacter michiganensis subsp. tessellarius DNA.
ACCTCCGCCGCCTTCGAGGCGCTCCGGCACGTCGCCGCGCACCGCCTCCGCCGGGGCCTGATGACCGTGATCGACGCGACGAACGTCCAGCCCGAGTCGCGCCGCTCCCTCGTGCAGCTCGCCCGCGACCACGACGTGCTGCCCGTCGCGATCGTGCTCGACGTGCCGGTGGGCGTGTGCGTGGAGCGGAACGCCGCGCGCACCGACCGGTCGTTCGGCGCCTCCGTCGTGAAGCGCCAGCACGACCAGCTGCAGCGCTCGCTGAAGGGCCTCGGCCGCGAGGGCTTCCGCAAGGTGCACGTGCTCCGCGGCGTGGAGGAGATCGCCGCCGCGCGCTTCACGGTCGAGCCGCTCCTCAACGACCTCCGCCACGAGCGCGGGCCCTTCGACGCGATCGGCGACGTGCACGGCTGCCGATCCGAGCTCGAGACGCTGCTCGGCGAGCTGGGCTACGAGATCGAGCGCGACGAGCGGGGCCGACCCGTCGACGCCGCGCACCCCGAGGGCCGCCGCGTCGTGTTCCTCGGCGACCTCGTGGATCGCGGACCCGACACCCCCGGCGTCCTCCGCCTGGCGATGGGCATGGTGCGCGCCGGCCACGCGTTCGCCGTGCCGGGCAACCACGAGGACAAGCTCGTGAAGGCGCTGCAGGGGAAGAAGGTGCGGGTCGCCTACGGCCTCGCGGAGTCGCTGGCGCAGCTCGCCGAGGAGGACGACGCGTTCCGCGTGGACGTCGAGCGGTTCTGCCGCGAGCTCGTCTCGCACCTGGTGCTCGACGGCGGCGACCTCGTGGTGGCGCACGCGGGCCTCATCGAGGCGTACCAGGGCCGCGCATCGGGCCGCGTGCGCGCCTTCGCGCTCTGGGGCGACGCCACCATCGGGGAGGCGGACGAGAACGGCCTGCCGGTGCGGCGCGACTGGGGCCGCGACTACCGCGGATCCGCGACAGTGCTCTACGGGCACGTCGCCGGCGTCGGCACCGAGTGGGTCAACGGCACCATGTGCCTCGACACCGGATGCGTGTTCGGCGGCGAGCTCAGCGCCCTCCGCTGGCCCGAGCGCGAGGTCGTCGCCGTGCCCGCCGAGCGGGTCTGGTCGGAGCCGGCCGTACCGCTCGGGCGCCGGTACGCATCGGCCGACCGCGGCGCCGGCGCGGCTGCCGGCGCGGCTGCCGGCGCGGCTGCCGGCGCGGACGGGCCGCGCGACGCCGGTCTCCTCCGCATCGACGACGTGCTCGGGAAGCAGGTCGTGGAGACGCGCGCCTTCGGCCGGGTCGGGATCCGCGAGGACGCCGCCGCCGGCGCCCTCGAGACCATGAGCCGCTTCGCCGTCGAACCGCGGCACCTCCTGTACCTGCCGCCCACGATGAGCCCGCCCGCGACCTCGTCCCGCGACGACGTGCTCGAGCACCCGGCCGAGGCCTTCGAGGCGTACCGGCGCGACGGCCTGGAGCGGGTGATCTGCGAGGAGAAGCACATGGGATCCCGCGCGGTCGTGCTCCTCACCCGCGACCCGGCCCGCTTCGACGCGCCCGCGGGCTGGCGCGGCGTCGTGCACACCCGCACGGGCCGCCCGTTCTTCGACGCCGCGGAGACGGACGCGCTGCTCGCGCGGCTCGACGCCGCGGTGGAGTCGGCCGGCCTCTGGGCGGAGCTCGACACGTCGTGGCTGCTCCTCGACGCGGAGCTGCTGCCGTGGTCCGTGAAGGCCGGGCCGCTGATCTGCGACCAGTACGCGTCCGTCGGCGCCGCCGCGACGGCCGCGCTGCCCGCCGCCGCCCGCACGCTCGAGCAGGCGGCCGCCTCGGGCATCGACGTCGCCGACCTCCTCGACCGCACGCGCGCCCGGGCTGCCGACGCGGAGGCGTACGTCGCCGCGTACCGGCGCCACGCCGCGCCCTCCGCCGGCCTCGACGACGTGCGCCTCGCGCCGTTCCAGCTCCTCGCCACCGAGGGCGCGACCCACCTGGCGCGCGAGCACGCGTGGCACCTGGCGCTCGCGGACCGGCTGGCGGTCGCGGATCCGGGCCTCGTGATCCCCACCCGCTCCATCGAGGTCGACCTCGCGTCGCCGGAGTCGGAGGAGGCCGCCACGCGCTGGTGGCAGGAGCTCACGGACGCGGGCGGCGAGGGCATGGTCGTGAAGCCCGTCGCGGGTCTCGTCCGGGGGCGGAAGTCGCTCGCGCAGCCGGGCATCAAGGTGCGCGGCCGCGAGTACCTGCGCATCGTCTACGGCCCCGACTACACGGAGCCCGCGAACCTCCGCCGCCTCCGCGACCGCGACGTCGGCCACAAGCGCTCGATGGCCCTCCGCGAGTACGCGCTCGGCGTCGAGGCGGTCGAGCGCTTCGTCGCGGGCGAGCCGACGTGGCGCGTCCACCAGGCGGTCTTCGGCGTGCTCGCGATGGAGTCCGAGGCGGTGGATCCGCGGCTGTGAGGCCGGGCGCATGTGGACGCGCCCGCTCCCTGCTGCGCGCCCGCGGCTAGCCTCGCCGGGTGCCCGCCGCCCCCGCCGCCCGATCCGGCGGGGTGCGTGCGGTCACGCGCGCGGGGCACGTCCTCGCATCGCTCGCGATGGGGTTCCTGCTGGCCGTGCTCGCGCTCGGCCTCGCGCTCGACGGGTCGCTCCACGGGCTCGACGAGCGGGACGCCTGACGGCTGCGCCGACGTCGGCCACGGCGACGCGGCATCAGGCGGGAGGTGCGACGCCCCACGTGGTCGTGGTGTCGCACGCGTCCGGGATCCCCGGACGGTCGCTCAGGTCGCGCGGCGACGTGGGCTCCGAGACCGACCCGCCGCCGAACTGGACGCGTTCGCCCAGCGCGTGCACCTCGTCCCCGGTGGTGAGCGTGGCGCCGTCCCAGGAGGTGGTCTGCTCCGGGAAGAGCGGCAGGACGAGGTCGGCGCCCTCGACCCCCGGCGTCCCCCTCTCGAGGTAGACGCACCCGTCGCGCACGACGAGCACCCCGGACACCAGGGCTGCGTCCGAGAAGCCGTTCGACACGTAGGTCGCGATCCGGGCGGGGGCCACGTCGTCGTCGTGGGGCGCGAGCACGAGGTCGAGAGAGGGCTCGTCCTCGCGGTCGAGGACCACGTCGAGGCGCTCGACGGCCGTCCGCCCCTCGGGCACGGCGACCGCGTACGTGGTGGGGCCGAGGTCCTCGGTGCATGCCGGGCCGCCCGTGACCTCCATGCCGACGCGCAGGCCGCCTCCCTCGATGCGCACCGACGTGGGGGCCTCCGGACAGCTCGACGAGCCGTAGGTGGTGACGAGGAACCGCTGGCCGACCTCGAGCCAGCGCACCTCCGGCTCCGTGTGCGCGGGTCCCTCGAACGTGATGAGCCCCGCGCCGACGGCGTCGAAGCGCTGACCCACGACGGTCGGCTGGGGCGGATGCGTCGCCACGAGCACGACCGCGGCCAGCGCGGCGGCCCCGACCGCCACCGCCGCCACGGCGATGCGCGTCATCGTCCGTGTGAAGACGGGATCCGTCCCGTGGTGGTCCTCGCGTCGCCGCATGCGCGCTCCCTCCGCTGCCCTGAGTCGACCACACAGCGTGCGTGACGACCACCCTCCCGATCGGGTGGGTGGCCGGGGGCGGCCCGCATCACGCCCCGCCGCGGTTCCCCTCCAGCGTGAACGTGAAGACGTCCTCGTCGAACGCGCTGTAGCCCGCGTAGTCGAGGAGCTCGTAGAGGCGGGCACGGGTCTGCATCTCGGGCACCTTCGACGCGAGCGTGCCCTCCTCCAGGATCGCGTCGAGGCCGCGCTCCGCGGCGCCCATCGCGAGGCGCAGGAGCGACACCGGGTAGATGACGATGTCGACGCCGACGTCGCGGAGCTGCGACGTGGTGAACAGCTCGCTCTTCCCGAACTCGGTCATGTTGGCGAGGATCGGCACGTCGACCGCGGCGCGCATCGCCTCGAACTCGGCGAGGTCGGCCATCGCCTCGGGGAAGATCGCGTCGGCACCCGCGTCCACGAGCGCGCGCGCCCGGTCGACCGCCGCGGCCATGCCGTCCACGCCGCGCACGTCGGTGCGGGCCATGATCAGCAGGTCGGGATCGCGGCGGGCGTCGACGGCCGCGCGGATCCGCTTCAGCGCCGTCGACTCGTCCACGACCTGCTTGCCGTCGAGGTGGCCGCAGCGCTTGGGGTTCACCTGGTCCTCGATGTGGAGGCCCGCGACGCCGGCGTCCTCCAGCATCTGCACGGTGCGGGCGACGTTCATCGGCTCGCCGAAGCCCGTGTCCGCGTCCACGAGGCACGGCAGGTCAGTGACGCGCGCGATCTGCTGCGAGCGCCCGGCCACCTCGGTGAGCGTGGTGAGGCCGATGTCCGGCAGGCCGAGGTCCGCCGAGAGCACGGCGCCGGAGATGTAGACGCCGTCCATCCCCTTGTCCTGGATGAGGCGGGCCGAGAGCGGGTTGAACGCGCCGGGCATCCGGAGCAGCTCGCCGCTCGCGAGACGCTCGCGGAACGCGCGGCGCTTGGCGGCGGAGGTGAGGGTGGAGTGCAGCACTAGAGGAGTCCCTTCGGGGAGCCGGCGCCGTCGAGGAGGCCCGGCCGGGCGGTCACGGTGAGGCCGGCGAGCTCGTCGGCGGTGAGCTCGGGCAGGCGCTCGACGAGGGCGAGGAAGCGGTCGACCTCGGCATCCTCGAGCACGCCGTCGGCGAGCGTGCGGAGCTTGCCCACGTAGTCGGCGCGCGCGAACGGGCGGGCGCCGAGCGGGTGCGCGTCGGCGACGGCGATCTCGTCGACGATGGTCGAGCCGTCGGTCAGGCGGATCTCCACCCGGCCGCCGAACGCCTTCTCGGCCGGGTCCATGGAGTGGTACCGGCGGGTCCACTCCGGGTCCTCGGTCGTGGTGACGCGGCGCCAGAGGTCGACCGTGTCGGGGCGGCCGGCGCGCTCGGGCGCGTACGAGTCGACGTGGTGCCAGGCGCCGTCCTGGAGCGCGACGGTGAAGATGTACGGGATCGAGTGGTCGAGCGTCTCGCGGCTGGCGCGAGGGTCGTACTTCTGCGGGTCGTTCGCGCCGGATCCGATGACCACGTGCGTGTGGTGCGACGAGTGGATGAGGACCCGGTCGATGGCGTCCGCGTCCGCGAGCACCGGGTGCGTCGCGTGCAGCCGGCGGGCGAGGTCGATCCACGCCTGCGCCTGGTACTCGGCCGAATGCTCCTTCGTGTACGTGTCGAGGATCGCCCGCTTGGCCTCGCCGGGCGCGGGCAGCGGCACGTCGTAGGAGGCCGCCGGGCCGTCGAGCAGCCACGCGATGACGCCGTCCTCGCCCTCGTAGATGGGGGTGGGGCTGGTCTGGCCGCGCATCGCCCGGTCGATCGCCTCGACGGCCATCTTCCCGGCGAACGCGGGCGCGTGCGCCTTCCACGTGCTGATCGCGCCCTTGCGCGACTGGCGCGTGGCGGTCGTGGTGTGCAGGGCCTGGCCGATCGCCTGGAACACCGTCTCCTCGTCGAGGCCGAGGAGCGTGCCGATGCCGGCGGCGGCCGACGGGCCGAGGTGCGCGACGTGGTCGATCTTGTGCGCGTGCAGGCTGATGGCCTTCACGAGGTCGACCTGGATCTCGTAGCCCGTGGCGATGCCGCGGATCACGTCGGCGCCCGTGAGCGCGCGGCCGTCGGGCCGGCCTCCAGCGGCGGCGTGCTGCGCGGCGGCGAGGATCGGCGGGATGTTGTCGCCCGGGTGCGAGTACTCCGCGGCGAGGAAGGTGTCGTGGTAGTCGAGCTCGCGCACGGCCACGCCGTTCGCCCAGGCCGCCCACTCGGCGCTGACGCGGGTGCCCGGATCCGCGCCCACTACGGTCGCGCCCGCGCCGCCCGTGGACGGCCCGTGCGCGAGGGCCTGCGCGCGCGCCGCGACGACGGGAGCCCGCGTGAGCGAGGCGGTGGCGACCGCCGCGTTGTCGATGATGCGGTTGACGACCATCTCGGTGACGTCGGCGTCGACCTCGACCGGATCCGCGGCGACGGCGGCGATGCGCCCCGCCAGCTGCTCCCCGGGAGGCAGGGCCTCGTCGCTGCGGTGGACGCGGACGCGGTGGATCTGCATGCTCTTCCTCACGGTCGGGCGCCTGTCGCGGAGGGCTCATGGCCCCGTCCGCGCGGCACCGGTCCAGCGTATCCACCGCCGAGCACGTCCTACGCTGGGGCGTGCTCACCGTCGACCCGGAGTCCCCCCGCACCGCCGACGTGCTGCCGCTCCTGCGGCAGGCCGACGAGTTCGCGCTCGCCCTCTACCCGGCCGAGAACTACCACGCGCTCGACGTCGGCGACCTCGAGCGGCCCGGCGTCACGTTCCTCGTGGCCCGCGACGACGGCCGGGCTCTCGGCACGGCGGCGGTCGTGGACGGGGGCGACGGATCCGCGGAGCTGAAGCGCGTGTTCGTGACCGACGCCGCGCGCGGCCTCGGCGTCGGGCGCGCGCTGCTGGTCGCCGCGGAGGAGCGGGCGCGCGAGCTCGGCGCCGACGTCATGCGGCTCGAGACGGGCCTGCCGCAGACCGCGGCCATCGCGATGTACGAGCGCGGCGGCTACCGGCACGTGCCGCGCTTCGGGCCGTACGCCGCGGATCCGACGAGCGTCTGCATGGAGCGCGACCTGCGGGAGGCGCCCGCGCCGCTCCCCCGCTGGATCCTCCGCCCCGCACTCCCCGACGACGCGACCTGGATGGCCGAGCTCCGCGCCGTCGCGCTGCGGCCCGACCTCGAGCGGCTCGGCCGATGGGATCCGGTGCGGGTCCGCCGCCGCTTCCTCGACGGCTGGGCGCCCGAGCGCACCTCGGTGATCCGGGTCGCCGGCCGCGACGCGGGCCTCATCGCCCGCCGCGACGAGCCCGACGCCCACTGGATCGAGCACTTCTACCTGGACCCCGCGGTGCAGGGCCGCGGCATCGGCGCCGAGGTGCTGCGCGATCTGATGGCCCGGTTCGACGACGGCCGCCCGTACCGCCTCGACGTGCTCCAGGGCAGCGCGGCCCGGCGCCTCTACGAGCGGGCCGGCTTCCGGGTGGAGCGGGAGGACGCGGTGGATGCGTGGCTGGTGGCGTTGCGATCCTGTGGGTGACTGCCCGCGTTCGTCTGAAAGCCGCCCGAGCGCAGACGCCTCGTCTCGACGGGAGATCCGAGACGCGACGGCGGCGATGCTGCGGCGCCCCCTCCGCTGACACCATCCATTCCTCGAGTGGATCGCGCGATCGCGCGGTCGCGTGATGTGCCCGTACCACACGAGAACGCCATCATCACGTCTGCGCGAGAAGCCGCTGCGGACGCCACAAGGCTGCTACCGTCCGGCGCTATGGACGGCTTGGGGCCGCTCTTCAGCAGGCCTTCTCGCACTGCTGACATCGGGGATCACGACGAATGGAAGAGCTACGACATGGACGCATCGGCAGAGGTGGTCGGCATCGCATCCGAGAGCGCCGCACGGGTGAAGCGGAGGCGGTCTCGTGCACTGGCCGCCCTCTCCGTCACAGCAGGGGTGGCCCTCGCCTCCGTGACGGGTGCATCGTCGGCGCAAGCGGTGGGACCGGCGTTCGAGATCTTCTACGGACCGGACTGCAGCGGAGGCGGAACGGCCTCGCGCGTCTACACGGGCATCAATCAGGGCGAGGCCTGGATCGACGACACCTTCGACAAGACGACCTGGGGTTCCACCGGCAGCGGCCAGCTGATCCGGAACAACGCCGCGTCCATCTACGTCAGTCACGCCAACGTCGCGCTCTATCTCGACGGCAGCTCCTACATCGGGTGGGACGCCCAGGCGAGCGGGGCCTGCTTCAATCTGACGGACGGCATCCGCAACCACAACACCAGGTGGAAGACCGCCAGCTACTACGGATCCTGAACGGGCCTCGAGCGCTTCGGCGACACGAGCGACTCGCACGGAACCGCCGGCCGCGAGGCAGTCAGAGGGGCCGCGCGTGACGCTCGCGCGCGAGGAGGGCGTACCCGTCGAGGGTGATCCACTCGCCCTTGGACCGGTCGGCCTCGACCTGCCTCGATTCCCGCCGGAAGCCGATCCGCGTCAGCAGCCGCGCCACGGCGTCGTTGCGGGAGTCGCAGGAGGCCACGACCCTGTGGGCGCGCTCCTGGCCGAAGACGAGGTCCAGCACTGCCCCCAGCGCTTCGGAGGCGATGCCACGACCCTGTGACGAGCGCGCCAGTGTGACGCCGACCTCGAACGTGTCGGGCTGCGCGTCGAGGAGGTGCAGCGCGACGTCCCCGAGGAGCCCGCCCGACCCGGCGTCGCGGACGGCCAGCTGCAGCCAGCCGCCGGGCGAGGGGAGCCGACCTCCCGGCTGGGCCGCGACCAGGCGCTCGGCATCCGCTCGGGAGTAGTCGATCCCCCACGACTGGTACCGGGCGACGTCCGGATCCCGGCGGTACCGGACGAAGTCGTCGACGTCGCGCGGCTCGAGCGGCTCGATCAGCAGGCGGCAGGTCGTCAGGGCGATGCGGTCGTACGACGAGGGCATGCTCCGAAGCTAGCGGGCGTGCCGGTAGCCGATGCGACGGGCTGCTCCGCGTGACCTGCGACGCCAGCAGGGCGGGAGCAGCGTCCACCACGTGACCGGCCGGGCGTCCCCCGCCGGATCGCTGCCGTCGCATCGCCGAGCCGGCCCACGGCATCACCGTTCGAGGACTCCCACACCGTCCAGGGGGGTGATCGTGGCCCGACGCCCCCATGTCGCGGAGGTACGACCGTCGATGAGGAGTGGTACCGCTAGGGATTCCCTCCCCGTCCGCTCGCTAGGCGGCGACGAGCAGCAGCGCGAGCTGCCCCGGTGCCGTCCCCGGGCCCTCTAGCCGTCGGGGTGCAGACCCGCGTCCGCCGGCCCGGTCCGCCACGCGGTGAACAGGACCTCGAAACCCGCCCGCGTCGGCGCGCAGCACATGGGGCCCGCGGTGACGGCCGCATCGGGATCCAAGGGCGACACCCGCACGAGGCGCCACGGCTCGTCGTCGACCCGGGCGCGGACCGTCAGCGCGTCGCCGGAGCGGCTCGCGCGGATCGTGACGAGCCGGCCGTGCCAGTCGGGGACGGGCGCCAGCGACCAGTCGGACATGCCGCGGGTGACGACGGCGCCGAGGCCGTCCTGGCCGTCGCTGCGCTCGACGCCGGCCTTGGTCCACGTGCTGTCGTCGACCTTCACGAAGACGCCGGCCTGGTCGAACTGCGCGGAGAGGTCGAGGCGGAACGACACCTCCACGGCCGTGTCCTGGTCGAGCGGGGCGAGGAGGGCGTGCTCCGTGTCGTGGACGAAGCCGTAGGAGGTGGTGCGCCAGGCGTCGCTGCCCTCGACTGCCGTGACGCGCATGCCGTCGTCGGCGACCTCGACGTGGGCGGGCGCGGTGGTCCAGGAGCCGGAGGTCCAGTCGATGTCGGTCATGGGGCGAGCGTACGCATGCGGCGATCGCCGCGGCTCGACGACCGGCCGCGCTCGGACGGCGCGCGAGGAGGGCGATCCGCCCCCATCCCGCCTGTTCACGGAAGCAGAACATCGCGTTCATGCACGGGGTCGGGCCGCGCCCGATGATCCTGATGCCGAGTTCCCGCGCGCCTGCGCGGCCGGCCTGCGCGACCCCGCGCGCATCCCCATCACAGAAGGACGAACGTGACGATCCCCCCTGCCCGCCGTGCCGCCCCCGCGCGCATCGGCGCCCTCACCGCGGCGGCCGCCGCGGTCGTGCTCTCCGTCGGCATCGGCGCGCCCGCGCACGCCGCCGCCGACCCCGCGCTCCAGCCGGCCCCCACGGCGAGCGACCACCTCATCACCGACGTGCCCGGCCTCGTCAACGGCCGCGAGCTCGGCGCCTTCACCGGCGTCGGCGGGCGCACGGTCGACGCGAGCCGCCTGATCCGCACCGAGTCGCTCGACAAGATCACCGCGGCGGGCGCCGCGACCCTCGCGACCGCGCACCACGTCGACCTCGTGATCGACCTCCGCACGCCCGGCCAGATCCAGAAGAAGCCCGACGTGCCGATCCCCGGCGCGAAGACCGTGGCCGTCTCGCTCTTCGGCGCGGATGGCGACTACCCCGACGACACCGTGATGTACCAGGACCTCATCGACAAGGGCCACGTCGACGCCGCGAACCCGGGCGTGATGATCAGCGCGTACCGCCAGGTGCTGCAGGCCATCGCGTCGCACACGGGCGACGGCACGATCCTCATCCACTGCTCGCACGGCATGGACCGCACGGGCACCGTGGTCGACCTGCTCGACCGGATCCTCGGCGTCGGCAGCTCCGACATCCTCCACGACTACCTGCTCTCCAACACGCAGCTCGGCGTCGACTGGGCGAAGCCCGCGCTCCTCCAGGGCACCTTCGAGGCCGGCATCGCGTCGCGCTACGCGGGGATGGACTCCTACATCCGCACGACGCTCGGCGTCGACGACCAGGAGATCCGCGCCCTCCGCGCGGAGTTCCTCGTCTCCGATGACGCGGCCGCGACGTCCATCACCGTGGGCGGCGTGACCGTGCCGCTCGACGGCGCGGCCGCCGCCGCGGGCGCGACCGTGCCCGTCGGCCTCGCGTCGATCGCCCCCGCCGACGTGCACGTGGCCCTCGCCGACGCCGGCAGCCGCGCGTCCGTCACCGTCGCCGGCCGCGTCGTCACGGTCGTCGTCACCGCCGCGGACGGGCGCAGCACGCGCACGTACCGCGTCACCGCCGGGCTCGCGCGGATCGAGCTGCCGGGCGGATCCTCGCCCGTCGCGGGCGGGACGGTCGCGGTCCGCGCGTCCGGCCTCACCCCGGGCGCGGCCTACCGGGTCGAGCTCCACTCGACGCCGACCGACGTGGGCACCCTCACCGCCGCCTCCGACGGCACGGTCGCGGGCACCGTCACGATCCCCGCGGGCACCGAGGCGGGCGCGCACACGCTGACGCTCCTCGACGCGTCGGGCGCCGCCGTCACGGATCCGGCCGCGCTCACCGTGGGCGCCGCGCAGGTCGCCGGCACGACGACGACGGGCACCACGGGCACGACGACGGCCGCGCACCACGCCGGCCCCGCGGTCGCGACCGGCGGCACGCCCGTCGCCGCCACCCCGTGGCCCGGGCTGGCGCTCGCGGGCCTCGGCCTCGGCGCGCTCGCGGCCCTGGCCGTGACGCGTCGCCGCCGGGCGTCGACGCAGCGGTGACGAGGGATCCGCGGACGACGCGGCGGCGGGCGCTCACCGCCGCCGCGGTCGTCGCGGCGTCCGCGGCCGTGGTCGTCGGCACCCTGTCGGCCGTGGGCGCGCTGCCCGCGGCCGACGCCCCGCGCGACCTCACGGGCGCACCGGTGCAGGCCGACGTGCCCGTCCCCGCCGACGGAGACGCCGACGGATCCGCGCAGCCGGCCGTCGACTCCGGCCTCGGCCGCCTCCGGGCGCCGTCGGTCGGGCTCGACGTGCCGCTCGGCGCGGTCGACGTGGTCGACGGCGTCGTGGATCCGCCGGGCTTCACCTCCGCCTACCGCGTGCGCGACCTCGGGGTCGCCCCCGAGGACGCGGCCGCCGGCACCGTGTTCGTCGTCATGCACTCGGTGCGCGGCGGCGGCATGGGCCCGGGCGACCTCCTCATCGACGACCGGGCCGGCAGCGCGCGCATCGCGCCCGGCGCGGTCATCGAGGTGGCGGGCGTCGACTATGCGGTCGGATCCAGCCGGGCGGTCGCCAAGGGCGCGCTGCCCGACGACGCCGCGGTCTGGGCGGACACCCCGGGCCGGCTCGTCGTCATCACATGCCTCCAGCGCGCCGACGGCACCCCGTCGCGCGACGACATGGTGATCGAGGCGACCCGGGCCTGACCGCACCTCCGCTCGGGACGAGGGCGCGCGACCCGACCCGGTCGCGCGCCCTCGTCGCCGCTAGGTTCGGGTGGTGAGCATCACCCGCGTCCGAGACGCCGTCGTCCGCGCGTGGCGCGCCGCGACGTCCCCGGGCCGGCTCATCCTCGCCGCCAAGACCGCGCTCGCGGTGGGCATCGCGTGGGCCGTCGCCCCCTACGTGCCGGGCGTCGCCAACGAGTACCCCTACTACGCGCCGCTCGGCGCGCTCGTGAGCATGTACCCGACGCTCATGGGCTCCGCGCGCACGGGCCTCCAGACGCTGCTCGGCCTCGGCGCGGGCATCCTGCTCGCGACCGCGGTGATCATGACCACGGGCCCCTCGTGGTGGTCGATCCCCGTCATCGTGGGGATCGGCGTGATCCTCTCCGGCTCCGGCTGGTTCGGCGCCGGCCGCGAGTACGTGCCGATGGCGGCGCTGTTCGTGCTCATCATCGGCGGGCAGGACGCCGACCAGTACTCGCTCGGCTACCTCGTGCAGATGGCGGTCGGGGTGGTGACGGGGCTCCTCGTCAACGTGCTCATCGCGCCGACGCTGTCGAGCGGGCGCGCGGCGGCCCGGATCAGCGCGTTCCAGCGCGAGGTCGCCCAGCGGCTGCGCGAGGTGGGCGACGCGGTCGAGTCCGACTCCCCGCCCGCGCACGCCGACTGGATCCGCGCCAGCGAGGACCTCGCCGGCACCGCGCGGGCCGTGCGCGCCGACCTCCGGGAGGCCGACGAGAGCCGCAAGGGCAACCCGCGCGCGCTCGTGAACAAGCGCGACATCCGCATCGACCACGCCCGGCTCGAGGCGATGGACCAGA
It encodes the following:
- a CDS encoding carboxylesterase, with product MTRDPRTTRRRALTAAAVVAASAAVVVGTLSAVGALPAADAPRDLTGAPVQADVPVPADGDADGSAQPAVDSGLGRLRAPSVGLDVPLGAVDVVDGVVDPPGFTSAYRVRDLGVAPEDAAAGTVFVVMHSVRGGGMGPGDLLIDDRAGSARIAPGAVIEVAGVDYAVGSSRAVAKGALPDDAAVWADTPGRLVVITCLQRADGTPSRDDMVIEATRA
- a CDS encoding FUSC family protein, with amino-acid sequence MSITRVRDAVVRAWRAATSPGRLILAAKTALAVGIAWAVAPYVPGVANEYPYYAPLGALVSMYPTLMGSARTGLQTLLGLGAGILLATAVIMTTGPSWWSIPVIVGIGVILSGSGWFGAGREYVPMAALFVLIIGGQDADQYSLGYLVQMAVGVVTGLLVNVLIAPTLSSGRAAARISAFQREVAQRLREVGDAVESDSPPAHADWIRASEDLAGTARAVRADLREADESRKGNPRALVNKRDIRIDHARLEAMDQIVFHVRDVSAALADTIWEQRGSIGLDHGIGAPIRDACHAVADVLDLDDPDSPERHRAMGEAARQVRLLVEAVDRQSQELGRAMGPGVLTAMHLKRVLRHLEPVDAAESPAP